TGGTCGACATCTGAAGCCCACCGCATCAAGCACTGTCGATGAGCGCCGAGCAGCACCCATCCGAGCACATCATGCCCCGATCGGTCGCCTGGTGCGCTCGGTATGGAATGGGTCGTGACAGAGAGGTGATGCCTGTACAGGGTGTCTTCTGGTCGTACTCGTCGGTCAGGTGTCCCAGGCGACCGCGCCGGGGAGCCCAGCGATGCGCACACGCCGTCGGTGCGAACGAAAAATCAAGCCAGGCAAAGTCGGTCGCGGCCTCAACTGGTCACCCGTGCGACGGGGGATGCCGAGCCGATTCGCTGATCGCGATCGCGACGCCTCACTCCGGTTCGGCTCCGGTGGCGGTCGCCGGGTCCATCCACATGATCTGCCACGAGTGACCGTCGAGATCGCTGTAGCTGCGGCCGTACATGAAGCCATGGTCCTCGGTGTCGCCCGGCGTGGCGCCTGCGGCGACGGCCCGGTCGACGAGCGCGTCGACGCCGTCTCGGCTGTCGGCGTCGAGGCAGACGATGCATTCCTTTGTGGTTGACGCGTCCGCGGTCGTGGCCGGGTGAAACGAATCGAAGTAGTCGCGCTGGAGCAGCATCGCGACGATGTTCTCGCCGAGCACGAGCGAGATGGCCTTGTCGTCGGAGAAGACCTCGTCGAATGTGTAGCCGAGGTCGGTGAAGAAAATGCGCGAGCGGGCCACGTCGGCCACAGGCAGGTTCACGTAGATCGTGTTGTGCATCGGATGTCTCCCTTATGCTGTGCGCCCGTTGTCGGGCGACGTCGAGTAGATAGACATCGCGAGACGCCGAAACTGATCGTCGTCGTTGCGGGGCAACTGATCGCTGCACGCGCGGCGGCCTCGGCCGGGCGTCCGGATTGCCAGGCGCGCCACCATTTCCCAGTTCGCGCATCGATTGAGGCCTTACCGTAACTACCCTTCCAGGGTGATCGAGGCGCGATGTTGCCGTCGCCCATGGTCCGCACGTGCGCGCTCGTGAACGCAGGAGGTACTCGAAGCAGAAAGCCCCCGCTGTGCGGGGGCTTTCGTGGTGCCCTCGGTGAGACTCGAACTCACACTGGACGGGTTTTGAATCCGTTGCCTCTGCCAATTGGGCTACGAGGGCATCCGCAGCGCCGACATTGCTGTGGCGGCTGCGACAGTCCACTTTAGATGATCGGCCGACCGCGGGACCAACCGGTACTCTGCACGCATCAGGTCGTGACAGATCATGCTGGTCACGGCTGGTACATGCGGAGGAGGGGATGGTGACGGTGGCAGACAGGGCTGCGGATCGGACCGGCGAACAGACGACAACCCATCGGGTGCTCGTCGCCGAGGACGACTCGCTGATCCGGATGGATCTGATCGAGATGCTCCGCGAGGAGGGCTACGACGTCGTCGGCGAGGCCCCCAACGGGCAGGTCGCCGTCGAGCTCACCGAGAGCCTCGCACCGGATCTGGTGATCATGGACGTCAAGATGCCGGTACGCGACGGTATCGATGCCGCGTCGGAGATCGCGCAGAAGAAGTTGGCGGCGGTGGTCATGCTGACGGCCTTCAGTCAGCGTGAGTTCATCGAGAAGGCGCGAGACGCCGGCGCGATGGCCTATCTGGTCAAGCCCTTCACCAAGGCCGACCTCGTGCCGGCGATCGAGGTGGCGGTCAGTCGCTACAACGAGGTCGCGGCCCTGGAGAAGGAAGTCGCGACGCTGGGCGAGCGGCTGGAGACGCGCAAGCTCGTCGAACGCGCGAAGGGTCTGCTGATGGAAAAGCAGGCGCTGACCGAACCCGAGGCGTTCAAGTGGATCCAGCGCGCCGCGATGGATCGGCGGACGACGATGAAAGCTGTCGCGCAGGTCGTTGTGGAGACTCTGGGCCCCACCGGCTGACGCGGGGTCGGCACGCCGTTAATTCTGTGAAAACACGGCGGACAAAGTCATGCGGCTTTGCTTCCAATCCATCGCGGGGGCCTGTGATTCGGACTATGTTTTCCGAAGGTCTCCTCAGCAGACCTCTCGGCTGCAGACGGATCGCCTGTACCGGGTGGGTGGGAAGTGAAGAGGTAAGAGAATGCATCGTCGTGTGACGACAGGTGCTCTCGCGTTGGCTATGGCGAGCGTGCTCGCCGTGTCCGCGTGTAGCAGCAAATCCAGCGACTCCGGATCCGAATCCGGGACCAGTGGCTCGGCTGCCGCGGGCTCCGGTCTACAGATCGCGCCCCTGGCCCAGATCGATACCCAGGGCAACGAGGTACAGGCCGCCGCGGAGTCGGCCGCTCTCAATCCGGCCGGTGACGGCAAGGCCGAGTGCCCGGAGACGACCATCGCCATGGCCGGCGCGTTGACCGGCGCCGACGCCGCACTGGGCATCAACATCCGCAACGGCGCGCAGCTCGCGGTGGACCAGCACAACAAGGCAAACCCGAACTGCCAGATCGCACTGAAGACCTTCGACACCGAGGGTGATCCGCAGAAGGCCACCCAGGTCGCTCCGCAGATCGTCAACGACGACGCCATCGTCGGCCTCATCGGTCCCGCGTTCTCCGGCGAGACCAAGGCCACCGGCGGCATCTTCAACCAGGCAGGTCTGGTGTCGGTGACCGCATCCGCCACCAACCCGACGTTGACCGACAACGGCTGGAAGACCTTCTTCCGCGGCCTGGCCAACGACGACGTGCAGGGTCCCGCGGTCGCCAAGTACCTCACCGGCACCATGGGCAAGAAGAAGGTCTGCGTCATCAAGGACGACACCGATTACGGTGTGGGACTTGCCAAGGCGATGACCGAGTCGCTGGGATCGGCCGCCGACGCGAGCTGCTCCGGTGACGTCAAGAAGGGTGACCGCGAGTTCTCGGCGATCATCTCCAAGGTGACCGCCGCCAACCCCGACGCGGTGTTCTACTCGGGTTACTACGCCGAGGCCGCGCCGCTGGCGCAGCAGTTGAAGACCGCCGGTTCCGAGGCGACCTTTGTCTCCGGTGACGGCACCAACGACCCGCAGTTCACCGCTCAGGCCGGTGACAGCTCGAAGGGTTCCATCCTGTCCTGCCCGTGCGGTCCGGCACCGTCGCAGTTCAAGACCGATTACGAGGCGGCCTTCAAGCAGGCTCCCGGCGTGTACTCGGTGGAGGCGTACGACCTCGCGACGATCCTCATGCAGGGCATCACCGAGGGCAAGCGCACCCGCCCCGAGTTGCTGTCCTACGTGGCCGGCTACAAGGGTCCGGGTCTGGCCCGTGAGTACGAGTGGAGCCCGACCGGCGAGCTGACGTCCTCGCTGATCTGGGTCTACGACGTCAAGTAAGACACAACCATCACGGTGCGTCCGGGCCACACCGGCCCGGACGCACCGTGGTCTGTGGGGGATTTCTGTGGCTGAAAGGCACGCATGATCGTGTACTCGATCGCCGAGACGGCGTCGGTGGCCTCGACCATCAACTTCGACCTCGGCGCACTCAAGAACGGCTTCTGGGGCCTGACGATCGAGGGGCTCACCTACGGTTCGATCTACGCGCTGGTGGCCGTGGGTTACACCCTCGTCTACGGCGTCCTGAGACTGATCAACTTCGCGCATTCCGAAGTCTTCATGCTCGGCATGTTCGGGCAGTACATCGGGCTGCTGCTGTTGGGCTTCACACCCTCGGGCAACACATACTCCGAGGGCACCTTCATGACGATCATCTACCTGCTGCTCGCGGGGCTGTGCGGCATGGCGGTATCCGGTAGCGCCGCCGTGGGTTTGGAGTTCGTCGCCTACCGGCCACTGCGTAAACGCAAAGCGAAACCGCTGGCCTTCCTGATCACCGCGATCGGTATGTCCTTCGTGCTGCAGGAGTTCGTGCACTACGTACTGCCGAAGCTGCCCATCGATCCGCCGCTCGGCGGTTCCAGTGCACAGCCGACGATCCGGCTCGTGCAGCCGGTCAAGGAGTTCAGCATCTTCGGCGCGCCGGTCTACAACCTGACGCTGATCATCATCATCTCCGCGCTGATCCTGGCGATGGGCACCGACTACATGATCAACCGCACCCGACTCGGCCGCGGTATCCAGTCGGTTGCGCAGGACCCCGACGCCGCGCTCCTGATGGGCGTCTCGCGTGAGCGCATCATCATGATCACGTTCCTGATCGGCGGCGTCCTGGCCGGCGCGGCCGCGTTGCTCTACACGCTTCGCGTGCCGACCAACATCGTCTACTACGGCGGCTTCATCCTGGGCATCAAGGCGTTCTGCGCCGCGGTCCTCGGCGGAATCGGCAACGTGCGGGGTGCGCTGCTCGGCGGACTTCTGCTCGGCGTCATGGAAAACTATGGGTCGGTGGTCCTCGGCAACCAGTGGAAGGACGTGGTCGCGTTCGTCCTGCTGATTCTGGTGCTGATGTTCCGTCCGACCGGAATTCTCGGCGAAAAACTCGGGAAGGCGAGGGTATGACGACACATCAGCCACCGGCAAACCCCTCTGCGGCGAACTCCTCTGCGATGAACTCCTCTGCGGCCAAGGA
This sequence is a window from Gordonia insulae. Protein-coding genes within it:
- a CDS encoding VOC family protein encodes the protein MHNTIYVNLPVADVARSRIFFTDLGYTFDEVFSDDKAISLVLGENIVAMLLQRDYFDSFHPATTADASTTKECIVCLDADSRDGVDALVDRAVAAGATPGDTEDHGFMYGRSYSDLDGHSWQIMWMDPATATGAEPE
- a CDS encoding ANTAR domain-containing response regulator — encoded protein: MVTVADRAADRTGEQTTTHRVLVAEDDSLIRMDLIEMLREEGYDVVGEAPNGQVAVELTESLAPDLVIMDVKMPVRDGIDAASEIAQKKLAAVVMLTAFSQREFIEKARDAGAMAYLVKPFTKADLVPAIEVAVSRYNEVAALEKEVATLGERLETRKLVERAKGLLMEKQALTEPEAFKWIQRAAMDRRTTMKAVAQVVVETLGPTG
- a CDS encoding branched-chain amino acid ABC transporter substrate-binding protein, which encodes MHRRVTTGALALAMASVLAVSACSSKSSDSGSESGTSGSAAAGSGLQIAPLAQIDTQGNEVQAAAESAALNPAGDGKAECPETTIAMAGALTGADAALGINIRNGAQLAVDQHNKANPNCQIALKTFDTEGDPQKATQVAPQIVNDDAIVGLIGPAFSGETKATGGIFNQAGLVSVTASATNPTLTDNGWKTFFRGLANDDVQGPAVAKYLTGTMGKKKVCVIKDDTDYGVGLAKAMTESLGSAADASCSGDVKKGDREFSAIISKVTAANPDAVFYSGYYAEAAPLAQQLKTAGSEATFVSGDGTNDPQFTAQAGDSSKGSILSCPCGPAPSQFKTDYEAAFKQAPGVYSVEAYDLATILMQGITEGKRTRPELLSYVAGYKGPGLAREYEWSPTGELTSSLIWVYDVK
- a CDS encoding branched-chain amino acid ABC transporter permease — encoded protein: MIVYSIAETASVASTINFDLGALKNGFWGLTIEGLTYGSIYALVAVGYTLVYGVLRLINFAHSEVFMLGMFGQYIGLLLLGFTPSGNTYSEGTFMTIIYLLLAGLCGMAVSGSAAVGLEFVAYRPLRKRKAKPLAFLITAIGMSFVLQEFVHYVLPKLPIDPPLGGSSAQPTIRLVQPVKEFSIFGAPVYNLTLIIIISALILAMGTDYMINRTRLGRGIQSVAQDPDAALLMGVSRERIIMITFLIGGVLAGAAALLYTLRVPTNIVYYGGFILGIKAFCAAVLGGIGNVRGALLGGLLLGVMENYGSVVLGNQWKDVVAFVLLILVLMFRPTGILGEKLGKARV